From the genome of Fusobacterium varium, one region includes:
- the ykoD gene encoding Putative HMP/thiamine import ATP-binding protein YkoD, which yields MKEVLKCEDIVFKYRETSKENIIDGFTYSFNKGEIYLITGFSGCGKSTLANVIAGLYPSSKGILSKGEVKLFGKEISEYPPEKRAEYIMMMFQNADTQFCMDIVRDEIIFCLENIAFPVKKIDEVVESVLKKIGIEYLKYRKISSLSGGEKQKLSLACILAVSPEIIILDEPFANVDYESSQEIVNILKNINREKEVTIIAVDHRISLWKDIDYTLLHLGKGCSFVDKNIDKYLVDIIDEEEYRNNFSKRYKDFEERKDAVAVENLDISYKKELILKDINLAIKEGGITSIIGKSGTGKTSLLKAIAGIYKISHGNIKIFGTDIKKIKDKVFINNVGIVFQNPQNQFIIYKVIDEIMFTMRNRYPKEDEKLLVEKSENLLKEFELYKYRNFSPFSLSQGQQRKLAVLSMLGAGQKIILCDEPTYGQDNKTSIEIMEFLKRKAIEENITVVMVSHDKNLVFRYSDFIYETTIDKNIRRIEV from the coding sequence ATGAAAGAAGTTTTGAAATGTGAGGATATTGTTTTTAAGTATAGAGAAACCTCAAAAGAAAATATAATAGATGGTTTTACATACTCTTTTAATAAAGGGGAAATATATTTGATAACAGGTTTTTCAGGCTGTGGAAAAAGTACTCTTGCTAATGTTATTGCAGGACTTTATCCAAGTAGTAAAGGAATACTTTCCAAAGGAGAAGTAAAACTTTTTGGAAAGGAAATATCTGAATATCCTCCTGAAAAAAGAGCAGAATATATTATGATGATGTTTCAAAATGCAGATACTCAATTTTGTATGGATATAGTGAGAGATGAAATAATATTCTGTCTGGAAAATATTGCTTTTCCTGTGAAAAAAATAGATGAAGTTGTAGAGTCAGTACTGAAAAAGATTGGAATAGAGTATCTAAAGTACAGAAAAATATCTTCCCTTTCAGGAGGAGAAAAGCAAAAACTTTCTCTGGCATGTATATTGGCAGTAAGTCCTGAAATTATAATACTTGATGAACCTTTTGCTAATGTAGATTATGAAAGCAGTCAGGAAATTGTAAATATACTGAAAAATATAAATAGAGAGAAAGAAGTAACTATAATAGCTGTAGACCACAGAATCTCTCTCTGGAAAGACATTGATTACACTCTTCTCCATTTAGGAAAAGGGTGCAGTTTTGTTGATAAAAATATTGATAAATATCTTGTTGATATAATAGATGAAGAGGAATATAGAAATAATTTCTCTAAAAGATATAAAGATTTTGAAGAGAGAAAAGATGCTGTTGCAGTTGAAAATCTAGATATATCTTATAAAAAAGAATTAATACTAAAAGATATAAATCTTGCTATAAAAGAGGGAGGCATAACCTCTATAATAGGAAAAAGTGGAACTGGGAAAACTTCTCTTTTAAAAGCTATAGCAGGGATATATAAGATATCACATGGAAATATAAAAATATTTGGGACAGATATTAAAAAAATTAAAGATAAAGTATTCATAAATAATGTAGGAATAGTTTTTCAAAATCCTCAAAACCAGTTTATAATATATAAAGTTATAGATGAAATAATGTTTACTATGAGAAATAGATATCCTAAGGAAGATGAAAAACTGCTTGTAGAAAAATCAGAAAACTTGTTGAAAGAATTTGAGCTTTATAAATATAGAAATTTTTCACCTTTTTCCCTTAGTCAGGGACAGCAGAGAAAACTTGCAGTTCTTTCCATGCTGGGAGCTGGACAGAAGATAATTCTTTGTGATGAGCCTACTTATGGACAGGACAATAAAACAAGTATAGAGATAATGGAATTTCTTAAAAGAAAAGCAATAGAAGAAAATATAACTGTTGTAATGGTATCCCATGATAAAAATCTTGTATTCAGATATTCAGATTTTATTTATGAAACAACTATTGATAAAAATATAAGGAGAATAGAAGTATGA
- the ykoE gene encoding Putative HMP/thiamine permease protein ykoE — MFNWKLKDVIMVSIFSVIFSFIYLGAVYFANFLATILAPFGLAPFAYEILFGVWFMASTFVPYIVQRSGVAVVSEVLSALIEVIMGNMFGPIVILSGIIQGMGPELVFAKNKYRNFTMMNMCFAAGAACVASFIWGFIRGGFVKYSPMMLVCMFIVRLISSVVFSGIICKIAADKLAGTGALSSYTLGQQNDPEMED, encoded by the coding sequence ATGTTTAATTGGAAACTAAAAGATGTAATAATGGTATCAATTTTTTCTGTAATATTTTCATTTATATATTTAGGAGCTGTATATTTTGCTAATTTTCTTGCAACAATACTTGCTCCTTTTGGACTGGCTCCTTTTGCATATGAGATACTTTTTGGTGTCTGGTTCATGGCTTCTACTTTTGTGCCATATATTGTACAGAGATCAGGGGTAGCAGTAGTTTCAGAAGTACTTTCTGCTCTGATAGAAGTTATCATGGGAAATATGTTTGGACCAATAGTAATTCTTTCTGGAATAATTCAGGGAATGGGTCCAGAACTTGTATTTGCTAAGAATAAATATAGAAACTTTACTATGATGAATATGTGTTTTGCAGCAGGAGCAGCTTGTGTAGCAAGTTTTATATGGGGATTTATAAGAGGAGGATTTGTAAAATATTCTCCAATGATGTTAGTATGTATGTTTATAGTAAGGCTTATAAGTTCAGTAGTATTTTCAGGTATAATCTGTAAAATAGCTGCTGATAAGCTGGCAGGAACAGGAGCATTGAGCAGTTATACTCTTGGGCAGCAGAATGATCCTGAAATGGAAGATTAA
- the ykoF gene encoding Putative HMP/thiamine-binding protein ykoF — MGLKDCLWCIGGASKGVSGCRFSLYPMTDKFVDIILGGLEKTDTSKVWKQTDKLSTCVRGKSAHVFDVVKGLFVNAYKENVHMALEATFSKGCPGDIDADSFMEVDDEKVNEKNIKDKKFNVVSKISFYPMGEEDYMEHIAKAVMTAKDKGVFAKSSHYVSILEGDVHSVFDVLEEIFQYGEANLSHYILQVTISVNSPTKD, encoded by the coding sequence ATGGGATTGAAAGATTGTTTATGGTGTATAGGTGGAGCAAGTAAAGGGGTATCTGGATGTAGATTTTCTCTTTATCCAATGACTGATAAGTTTGTAGATATAATTCTTGGAGGATTAGAAAAGACAGATACTTCAAAGGTTTGGAAACAGACAGATAAATTAAGTACTTGTGTCAGAGGAAAAAGTGCTCATGTATTTGATGTGGTAAAAGGTTTATTTGTAAATGCTTATAAAGAAAATGTACATATGGCTCTTGAAGCTACTTTTTCTAAGGGGTGTCCTGGAGATATAGATGCAGATTCATTTATGGAAGTAGATGATGAAAAGGTAAATGAAAAAAATATTAAAGATAAAAAATTCAATGTAGTGAGTAAGATATCTTTTTATCCTATGGGAGAAGAGGATTATATGGAGCATATAGCCAAAGCAGTAATGACGGCAAAGGACAAGGGAGTTTTTGCTAAAAGTTCTCATTATGTATCTATTTTAGAGGGAGATGTACATAGTGTATTTGATGTACTGGAAGAAATATTTCAATATGGGGAAGCTAATCTGTCACATTATATTTTACAAGTTACTATTTCAGTTAATAGTCCAACAAAAGATTAG